The following are encoded together in the Thalassomonas haliotis genome:
- the sbcD gene encoding exonuclease subunit SbcD yields the protein MRILHTSDWHLGQYFYGKSRAAEHQGFLTWLLEQVSSLSVDLVLVAGDIFDTGTPPSYAREMYFDFVVQLNRLGCQLVILAGNHDSVAMLGESKQLLAHLSTRVIPAVSDDLEEQVFVVKNKSGEDALVLCAIPFIRPRDVLKSRAGQSAREKQQALQLAISEHYQRLYRRAEQLAKSAAAAAGGEKLPIMATGHLTALGVTTTESVRDIYIGTLEAFPAREFPEADYIALGHIHRGQKVAKTEHIRYSGSPLPLSFDEAGQGKQVLLADFAGGELELVTSVQVPCFQPLFMVKSSLEGLGPEVHRLAAQHGQALKAGQTLWLDIEIDSGDYLQDLQGRIEILLEDLPIEVLRIRRSKKDRQVLGGGQEKITLDELSITDVFTARLAQENWQTQQEQVLEQRVTALFLQTAEAVKTEQNL from the coding sequence ATGCGTATTCTTCATACCTCAGACTGGCATCTGGGACAATATTTTTATGGCAAAAGCCGGGCCGCAGAGCACCAGGGGTTTTTAACCTGGTTACTGGAGCAGGTCAGCAGCTTGTCGGTGGACTTAGTGTTGGTGGCCGGTGATATTTTCGATACCGGCACTCCCCCCAGTTATGCCCGGGAAATGTATTTCGATTTTGTCGTGCAGTTAAACCGCCTCGGCTGTCAGCTGGTGATTTTAGCCGGTAATCATGACTCGGTTGCCATGCTTGGTGAGTCGAAACAATTGCTGGCACACTTGTCCACCCGGGTGATCCCGGCGGTCAGCGATGATCTGGAAGAGCAGGTTTTTGTTGTTAAAAATAAAAGCGGCGAGGATGCCCTGGTGTTATGCGCCATTCCCTTTATCCGGCCAAGAGATGTCCTTAAAAGCCGGGCGGGACAAAGTGCCCGGGAAAAGCAGCAGGCGTTGCAACTGGCCATCAGCGAGCATTACCAGCGGCTTTACCGCCGGGCTGAGCAGCTGGCAAAAAGTGCCGCAGCAGCTGCTGGAGGAGAAAAACTGCCTATCATGGCCACCGGGCACCTTACCGCCTTGGGGGTTACCACCACAGAGTCGGTGCGAGATATTTATATCGGCACCTTAGAAGCTTTTCCCGCCCGCGAATTCCCCGAGGCCGACTATATTGCCCTGGGACATATCCACCGCGGACAAAAAGTCGCAAAAACTGAGCATATCCGTTACAGCGGCTCTCCCTTGCCATTAAGTTTCGATGAAGCGGGACAAGGCAAGCAGGTCTTGCTGGCTGATTTTGCCGGCGGTGAGCTGGAGCTGGTAACATCAGTGCAAGTGCCCTGTTTTCAACCTTTGTTTATGGTGAAATCGTCACTGGAAGGTTTAGGGCCGGAAGTCCATCGGTTGGCGGCGCAGCACGGGCAAGCATTAAAGGCAGGGCAAACCCTGTGGCTGGATATCGAGATAGACAGCGGCGATTATCTGCAGGATTTACAGGGCAGGATTGAAATTTTGCTTGAAGACTTGCCGATAGAAGTCTTGAGGATCCGGCGCAGTAAAAAAGACCGGCAAGTGCTCGGCGGCGGTCAGGAGAAGATCACCTTAGATGAATTATCGATAACGGATGTGTTCACTGCCCGGTTGGCACAGGAAAACTGGCAAACGCAGCAAGAGCAGGTGCTGGAGCAAAGGGTAACGGCATTATTTTTACAGACGGCCGAGGCGGTTAAAACGGAGCAGAATCTATGA
- the ybaK gene encoding Cys-tRNA(Pro) deacylase — protein MTPAVNSAKKHNIPFTLHQYQHEASSTSFGLEAVEKLAVAPEKVFKTLVVSTQDKQLAVAIVPVLQQLDLKAMAKALHCKKVTMADKAQVEKTTGYLLGGISPLGQKKSLVTIIDNSSEALTTMFVSGGKRGLEIELAPGDLARLTRGSFSPIGSEN, from the coding sequence ATGACACCGGCCGTCAACAGCGCTAAAAAGCATAACATCCCCTTTACCCTACACCAGTACCAGCATGAAGCAAGCTCGACTTCTTTTGGCCTGGAAGCTGTAGAAAAGCTGGCGGTGGCACCGGAAAAGGTTTTTAAAACCTTAGTGGTAAGCACCCAGGACAAGCAATTGGCGGTGGCCATAGTGCCGGTACTGCAGCAATTAGATCTTAAAGCCATGGCCAAGGCACTGCACTGTAAAAAAGTGACTATGGCAGACAAGGCGCAGGTAGAGAAAACGACCGGTTATCTGCTGGGAGGGATCAGTCCGCTTGGACAGAAAAAAAGCCTGGTAACCATCATAGATAATAGTAGTGAAGCCTTAACCACTATGTTTGTCAGCGGTGGAAAACGGGGTCTGGAAATTGAACTCGCCCCCGGAGATCTTGCCCGCCTTACCCGGGGAAGCTTTTCCCCCATAGGTAGCGAAAATTAA
- a CDS encoding methylglyoxal synthase, whose translation MQYKTVTTAKTKAIALVGHDNRKDELISWCRQHRQKLAAHKLFATGTSGHLVAEQTSLKVEKLISGPLGGDQQIGALISEQKIDMLIFFWDPLAAQPHDPDVKALLRLAAVWNIPVACNQSSADFIVNSPLFDSEYDKSVPDYQHYINSRVTGK comes from the coding sequence ATGCAGTATAAAACCGTCACCACAGCAAAAACCAAAGCCATTGCCCTGGTCGGCCATGACAACCGTAAAGATGAACTGATCAGCTGGTGCCGGCAGCACAGGCAAAAGCTGGCCGCCCATAAGCTTTTTGCCACAGGCACCAGCGGACACCTGGTGGCGGAGCAAACCTCACTTAAGGTCGAAAAACTCATCAGCGGCCCCCTGGGGGGCGATCAGCAAATCGGCGCCTTGATATCGGAGCAAAAAATCGACATGCTGATTTTTTTCTGGGATCCCCTGGCAGCCCAGCCCCATGATCCCGATGTCAAAGCCTTATTAAGGCTGGCGGCGGTATGGAATATCCCGGTTGCCTGCAACCAGTCCAGTGCCGACTTTATCGTTAACTCCCCTTTATTTGACAGCGAATACGACAAATCTGTCCCGGATTACCAGCACTATATCAATAGCCGGGTGACGGGCAAATAA
- a CDS encoding ABC transporter substrate-binding protein, whose product MKPYHSFFYAVVLLFFTPALSVSAHGKDINQFYKLYLDADFTHSKTAGYAIKQGIMLALAENNYQIQNYRFELVLKDHKGNSLRSKNNLESFLADPRALAVFSGLHSPPLLANKSYINNQQILVLDPWAAAGPITRSKGKENWIFRLSIDDYKAGYTISKYAINQGFKKPYLLLENTGWGRSNEKTMTRALNAKGINPVGIEWFNWGIGKSHARLLLRKILTSRADVIFFVGNAPEAKTFVRAMLDLPAKTRLPFRSHWGITGGDFALVINAEMRKAIDLQFIQTRFSFLNRPLSSFAQKVLSNAITEFPEISSPYDIKAQTGFVHGYDLTRLLIAAIRQAGLTGKAKQDRQAIHRALEHLSEDVTGLLKTYRRPFQPYDKNTPNAHEALDQQDYTMGYYGNRNEVLLLTQPVPGNY is encoded by the coding sequence ATGAAGCCATATCATTCTTTCTTTTATGCTGTGGTGCTACTTTTTTTTACCCCGGCGCTATCAGTTTCTGCTCATGGCAAGGATATCAATCAGTTTTACAAACTCTATCTCGATGCCGATTTCACCCATAGCAAAACAGCAGGTTACGCGATAAAGCAAGGCATCATGCTGGCCCTGGCTGAAAACAATTATCAAATCCAGAACTACCGCTTTGAATTAGTGCTAAAAGATCATAAAGGTAACTCACTGCGCAGCAAAAACAACCTGGAGAGTTTTTTAGCAGATCCCCGGGCACTGGCGGTATTTTCAGGTCTGCATTCACCTCCCCTGTTAGCCAACAAATCCTATATCAATAACCAGCAAATCCTGGTGCTCGACCCCTGGGCAGCGGCAGGTCCCATTACCCGGAGTAAAGGGAAAGAAAACTGGATTTTCCGTTTATCCATTGATGATTATAAAGCCGGCTATACCATCAGCAAATACGCAATTAATCAGGGATTTAAGAAACCCTACCTGTTACTGGAAAATACCGGCTGGGGACGGTCAAATGAGAAAACCATGACCCGCGCCCTAAATGCTAAAGGCATTAATCCCGTTGGCATCGAGTGGTTTAATTGGGGCATAGGAAAAAGCCATGCGCGATTATTATTGCGTAAAATCCTGACATCCCGCGCCGATGTGATCTTTTTTGTCGGCAATGCCCCGGAAGCAAAAACCTTTGTCCGGGCAATGCTTGACCTACCGGCAAAGACACGCCTGCCGTTTCGCAGTCACTGGGGGATAACAGGGGGAGACTTTGCCCTGGTGATCAATGCCGAAATGCGAAAGGCAATCGATCTACAGTTTATCCAAACCCGGTTTTCTTTTCTGAACCGGCCATTATCAAGCTTTGCACAAAAGGTACTGAGCAATGCCATAACAGAGTTTCCCGAGATCAGCTCTCCTTACGATATCAAGGCGCAAACAGGTTTTGTCCATGGCTACGACTTAACCAGGTTACTGATAGCGGCCATCCGCCAGGCGGGGTTAACGGGCAAGGCTAAGCAAGACAGGCAGGCAATCCACCGGGCCCTTGAGCATTTGTCTGAAGATGTCACCGGGCTGCTAAAAACTTACCGCCGACCGTTTCAGCCTTATGATAAAAACACTCCCAATGCCCATGAAGCACTGGACCAGCAGGATTATACCATGGGCTATTACGGCAATAGAAATGAAGTGCTCCTGCTGACGCAGCCGGTACCAGGCAATTACTGA
- a CDS encoding DUF1285 domain-containing protein, with translation MSLEKITSQLNLSGKEKKLPPVELWDPPYCGEINLRIKKDGSWYHNDTVFKRQNLVKLFASVLKKEGQDYFLVTPVEKIKITVEDVPFILSQWSWRQGEYGEMQVATSLGDEFILGENHPLHISDNGCLYITVRRNLLAKVHRNVFYQWADIAKARQTPQGTELFLPCGGYELVLGHF, from the coding sequence ATGTCACTGGAAAAAATAACTTCACAACTTAACCTCTCGGGTAAAGAGAAAAAGTTGCCGCCGGTTGAATTATGGGATCCCCCGTATTGCGGTGAAATTAATTTAAGGATCAAAAAGGACGGTAGTTGGTATCATAACGATACTGTTTTTAAGCGCCAGAATTTAGTGAAACTCTTTGCCTCGGTATTAAAAAAGGAAGGGCAAGATTATTTCCTGGTAACCCCGGTAGAGAAAATTAAAATCACCGTTGAAGATGTGCCTTTTATCCTGAGCCAGTGGTCCTGGCGGCAGGGGGAATATGGTGAAATGCAAGTTGCCACCAGTCTCGGTGATGAATTTATTCTGGGGGAAAACCATCCTTTGCATATCAGTGATAACGGCTGTTTGTATATAACTGTGCGCCGCAACCTATTGGCAAAAGTTCACCGTAATGTTTTTTACCAGTGGGCGGATATCGCCAAAGCGCGGCAAACCCCGCAAGGAACTGAATTATTCCTGCCTTGTGGCGGTTATGAACTTGTTCTTGGCCATTTTTAA
- a CDS encoding ComEA family DNA-binding protein, with protein sequence MKKISSLLLIALFTCFSAVSIAQQMPEQAKAVEVASQTIDLNQASLDDLLSLKGVGKKRAQAIISYRKMNGKFASVDDLLKVKGIGAKVLADNIQRLKI encoded by the coding sequence ATGAAAAAGATTTCTTCATTGCTGTTAATTGCCCTGTTCACTTGTTTCAGTGCTGTATCTATTGCCCAACAAATGCCGGAGCAAGCCAAAGCGGTTGAAGTTGCCAGCCAGACGATAGACCTTAACCAGGCCAGCCTGGATGACTTGCTTTCATTAAAAGGCGTCGGTAAGAAACGGGCACAGGCCATTATCAGCTATCGTAAAATGAACGGAAAGTTTGCCAGTGTCGATGATCTGCTGAAGGTCAAAGGCATAGGCGCTAAGGTATTGGCGGATAATATCCAGCGTTTAAAAATTTAG